The nucleotide window GCACCGATAGCCATACGCAGGCCGATTTCCTTGGTGCGTTCGGTCACCGACACGTACATGATGTTCATGATACCGATACCGCCTACAAACAAACTAATTCCTGCAATCGCGGTCAGCACCAGCGATAGCATGTCCGAGGTGCTGGTGACCATCTGGATCATTTCTTCTTGGGTAAAGACGCGGAAGGGGTCGGTGGGCTTTGTCCAGCTGCGGCGTTCTTTGAGGATTCCCATGATTTCTTCGGTGGCCTGCGCCGCGTAGCCCTCGCCAATAGAATTCGCGTAAATCTGGCGGATGTTCGTGGTGGCGTTGAACCGCTTCATTACCGTCTGGTAGGGTGTAAAAATCACGTCGTCGTTGTCTTGCCCGAAATCGCCGGAGCCTTTCGCCTTTAGGGTACCGATGACCTTGAGCGGAATGCTCTTGTAACGGATGGTTTTGCCGATGGGGTCGCCTTCGGGGAACAGGTTTTTCACGACAGTCTGGCCAATCACGCAGACTTTGGCCATGCGGTCTGCCTGGTCGTCGAACATGACGCCGTCTTCGATTTCGTAGTTGCGGATTTTCAGGTAGTCGGCCGATACGCCGCTCAAGGCCGTGGGAGAGTTGTTGTTGCCTACAATGGCCTGCCCGCCTACGGTTATCATGGGCGAGACGCCGTTAATGTAGGAGGCGTTTTCGCGGATAGCAATCACGTCGGCTTCTTCGAGCGATTCGGTCGATTCCATTTGCACGCCGCCGCGACGGTCGCGGTTCGGCATGATGATGATGGCGTTCGTGCCCATGGCGGTCATCTGTTCCTTGATGGATTTTTTGGAACCTTCGCCCATGGCGACCATGGTGATAACGGCTGCGACACCAATGACGATGCCGAGCACCGAAAGGAAGGTGCGCATGCGGTTACGGAGCAAAGCCTTGAGTGCAATTTTTATAAGAGTAAATGGTGACATTATTCCTCCTCAAACGTTTCCGGTGGAGGGAGGGCTTCGAAAGCGGCTTTGGCGTCTTGCACGGATTCATTCTTCACATCTTTTTTCAAAAGTCCGTCGCGCAGCGTAATGGTGCGCCCGCTAAAAGTTGCAATGTCGGGTTCATGCGTCACGAAGGCGATGGTTTTTCCTTGGCGGTTCAGCTCCTGGAAAATCATCATGATTTCGTAACTGGTGCGCGTATCCAGGTTTCCGGTGGCTTCATCGGCGAGAATGATGACAGGATCGTTCACCAGGGCGCGTGCAATGGCGACTCGCTGTTGCTGGCCGCCCGAAAGCTGGTTGGGCACATGGTTCATGCGACTTTCGAGTCCGACCATCTTTAACGCCTCGATGGCACGGTGGCGGCGTTCCGCTGCCGAAATTTTGGAGTTGTACAAAAGCGGGAGTTCTACGTTTTCGATAGCCGTGGTGCGGCTGAGCAGGTTGTAGCTCTGGAACACGAATCCAAGTTTCTGGCTGCGGATGCGGGCGAGGGCATCGCGCTTCAGTTTTTCGGTGTGTTCCCCGTCCAGAATGTACTGTCCGGAGGTCGGTTTGTCCATGCAACCCAGAATGTTCAGCATGGTCGACTTGCCCGAACCGCTGGTACCCATGATGGTTACGAACTCGCCGGGATAGATGTCAAAAGAAACTCCACGCAGCGCGTGGACCGTTTCGTCGCCCATTTTAAAGTCTCGGCGGATATTTTGTATGGATAAAATCGGGTTCATAATCGCTATTTTGATGCCTAATATAAACTTTTGGTTGCATTTTACAATTTTTAGACGCTTTTTGGGGTGTGAGCGGCGTCACACTGGGTCCCGATTTTGCAAAAATACTACATTGAGAACAAAATGTAATAAAGACATGCGAGGGATACAATGAAAAAAATCATTGCTTTATCACTAGTCGCTGGCGGCCTCGCCTTTGCCCAGTCCGGGCTTCAGGGCGGAACTTCCGGTATACATCAACACAACGCCTACACGTTGGGGCAGTGGGGTATTGAACTCGGTACGGGTGGAGATATCTCTACGGATTCTTGGTCTCAGTCTCGTGGTGGCGTACTTTATCAGGGTAATCAGGAACGTGCTTTCCATGGTCAGGCAGGAACCCTTTCGGGGAATGTTCATGCCGCAATCGGTCTGCGCGATTTCTTAGACCTCGGTGTGGCTCTTCCGCTGTACTACGATCACGCTAACCTGAAGGAAAAAGGTGAGGGCGATATTTGGACAGCTAGCCGCGGTGACGTGGATGTTTGGTTGAAAATCGGCCTTGTGGGCGATGCCAACAGTTTCTTTGGCCTTGCTGTTCAGGGCGATGTTTATATTCCGACTGGTGACGAAAACGTGGGCGTGCGCCCCCGCCATGCCTGGTACTTGAGTGACGATGGTGATAAGACCAACCCGTATACCTCTAACGAATTCAACTTTTCTGGAACGTTGGTGCTCTCTTTGAACTTCGGCGCACTTGGAGTGCCGGTCTTGTGGAACACCCATGCGGGCTTTGTCTATGCAGACAAGGGAA belongs to Fibrobacter sp. UWB15 and includes:
- a CDS encoding ABC transporter permease; this encodes MSPFTLIKIALKALLRNRMRTFLSVLGIVIGVAAVITMVAMGEGSKKSIKEQMTAMGTNAIIIMPNRDRRGGVQMESTESLEEADVIAIRENASYINGVSPMITVGGQAIVGNNNSPTALSGVSADYLKIRNYEIEDGVMFDDQADRMAKVCVIGQTVVKNLFPEGDPIGKTIRYKSIPLKVIGTLKAKGSGDFGQDNDDVIFTPYQTVMKRFNATTNIRQIYANSIGEGYAAQATEEIMGILKERRSWTKPTDPFRVFTQEEMIQMVTSTSDMLSLVLTAIAGISLFVGGIGIMNIMYVSVTERTKEIGLRMAIGARGRDILLQFLFESVIISLLGGAIGIALGIAASETVKIAMNWPMSVSITSVIVSFGVCFATGVFFGWYPARKASRLDPIEALRFE
- a CDS encoding ABC transporter ATP-binding protein, whose product is MNPILSIQNIRRDFKMGDETVHALRGVSFDIYPGEFVTIMGTSGSGKSTMLNILGCMDKPTSGQYILDGEHTEKLKRDALARIRSQKLGFVFQSYNLLSRTTAIENVELPLLYNSKISAAERRHRAIEALKMVGLESRMNHVPNQLSGGQQQRVAIARALVNDPVIILADEATGNLDTRTSYEIMMIFQELNRQGKTIAFVTHEPDIATFSGRTITLRDGLLKKDVKNESVQDAKAAFEALPPPETFEEE